A genomic segment from Bubalus kerabau isolate K-KA32 ecotype Philippines breed swamp buffalo chromosome 14, PCC_UOA_SB_1v2, whole genome shotgun sequence encodes:
- the LOC129627193 gene encoding heterogeneous nuclear ribonucleoprotein A1-like, whose product MSKSESPKEPEQLRKLFIGGLSFETTDESLRSHFEQWGTLTDCVVMRDPNTKRSRGFGFVTYATVEEVDAAMNARPHKVDGRVVEPKRAVSREDSQRPGAHLTVKKIFVGGIKEDTEEHHLRDYFEQYGKIEVIEIMTDRGSGKKRGFAFVTFDDHDSVDKIVIQKYHTVNGHNCEVRKALSKQEMASASSSQRGRSGSGNFGGGRGGGFGGNDNFGRGGNFSGRGGFGGSRGGGGYGGSGDGYNGFGNDGSNFGGGGSYNDFGNYNNQSSNFGPMKGGNFGGRSSGPYGGGGQYFAKPRNQGGYGDSSSSRSYGSGGRF is encoded by the coding sequence ATGTCTAAATCAGAGTCTCCCAAAGAGCCCGAACAGCTGCGGAAGCTCTTCATCGGAGGATTGAGCTTTGAAACAACCGATGAGAGTCTGAGGAGCCATTTTGAGCAATGGGGAACGCTCACAGACTGTGTGGTAATGAGGGATCCAAACACCAAGCGCTCCAGAGGCTTCGGGTTTGTCACATATGCCACGGTGGAGGAGGTGGATGCGGCCATGAATGCAAGGCCACACAAGGTGGACGGAAGAGTTGTGGAACCAAAGAGGGCCGTCTCAAGAGAAGATTCTCAAAGACCTGGTGCCCACTTAACTGTGAAAAAGATTTTTGTTGGTGGCATTAAAGAAGACACTGAAGAACATCACCTGAGAGATTATTTTGAACAGTACGGGAAAATTGAAGTAATTGAAATCATGACTGACCGAGGCAGTGGCAAAAAGAGAGGCTTTGCTTTTGTAACCTTTGATGACCATGACTCCGTAGACAAGATTGTCATTCAGAAATACCACACTGTGAATGGCCACAACTGTGAAGTGAGAAAAGCCCTGTCTAAGCAAGAGATGGccagtgcttcatccagccagagaGGTCGAAGTGGTTCTGGGAACTTTGGTGGCGGTCGAGGAGGTGGTTTTGGTGGGAATGACAACTTTGGTCGTGGAGGAAACTTCAGTGGTCGAGGTGGCTTTGGTGGCAGCCGTGGTGGTGGCGGATATGGTGGCAGTGGGGATGGATATAATGGATTTGGTAACGACGGAAGCAATTTTGGAGGTGGCGGAAGCTACAATGATTTTGGCAATTACAACAATCAATCTTCAAATTTTGGACCCATGAAAGGAGGAAACTTTGGAGGCAGAAGTTCTGGCCCCTATGGTGGTGGAGGCCAATACTTTGCCAAACCACGAAACCAAGGTGGCTATGGTGactccagcagcagcaggagctacGGCAGTGGCGGAAGGTTTTAA